One Candidatus Hydrogenedentota bacterium DNA window includes the following coding sequences:
- a CDS encoding SGNH/GDSL hydrolase family protein translates to MSVNRRALLRLAVLCTAGLLLAGAALFFWRYWLLRPVGAGPAGPSVPRDLFQTPWTDREVALLGLGDSVTAGYGARPDKSFMARMVANPPDELEDMLGVCLNTVLPRLSVLNVAVSGSNSIQHAEDQIPALRPFPKEVFGIVVLTSGGNDLIHWYGARHPVEGAMYGATPEQAAPWIANFERRLERMFGDLTGLFPGGCRIFIGNIYDPSDGGADPRLAGLPVWKDAMPILDAYNGAIARCAAAHPNVSVVDIHGAFLGHGVRCAQFWRPFYRSEDPHYWYFDNIEDPNERGHDAIRRMFLLKIAEELGSPSSPLRQKE, encoded by the coding sequence GCTGCTGGCCGGGGCGGCGCTTTTCTTTTGGCGGTACTGGCTGCTGCGGCCCGTCGGCGCGGGTCCGGCGGGGCCCTCTGTGCCCCGCGATCTCTTTCAGACTCCCTGGACAGACCGGGAGGTGGCGTTGCTGGGGCTTGGCGACAGTGTGACCGCCGGTTACGGCGCGCGGCCCGACAAATCCTTCATGGCCCGCATGGTGGCCAATCCCCCGGATGAGCTTGAGGACATGCTGGGAGTCTGCCTGAACACGGTGCTGCCGCGCCTGTCTGTCCTCAATGTGGCGGTGTCCGGTTCCAATTCCATCCAGCACGCGGAAGACCAAATTCCCGCATTGCGCCCATTTCCAAAAGAGGTGTTCGGCATCGTGGTGTTGACTTCCGGGGGAAACGACCTGATTCATTGGTACGGTGCGAGGCATCCCGTGGAGGGTGCGATGTACGGCGCCACACCCGAACAGGCGGCCCCGTGGATTGCCAATTTCGAGCGGCGCCTTGAACGCATGTTTGGGGACCTGACAGGGCTGTTTCCCGGCGGGTGCAGGATATTCATCGGCAACATTTACGACCCGTCCGACGGCGGGGCCGACCCGCGCCTTGCGGGGCTGCCCGTGTGGAAAGACGCAATGCCCATTCTCGACGCTTATAACGGGGCCATTGCCCGGTGCGCGGCGGCGCATCCGAACGTTTCCGTGGTTGACATTCACGGGGCCTTTCTGGGCCATGGCGTTCGCTGCGCGCAGTTTTGGCGGCCGTTTTACCGCTCTGAGGACCCCCACTACTGGTATTTCGACAACATCGAAGACCCCAACGAACGCGGACACGACGCAATCCGCCGGATGTTCCTGCTCAAAATTGCGGAGGAGTTGGGTTCACCCTCCTCACCGTTGCGGCAAAAAGAGTAA